The DNA segment CCTTCAAGGTGCCGGTGCTGGTGGAACTCGCCTCCGCGCCGCAGCACTCCGACCGGTTCAAGAAGATCCGGAGCGCCGCGTGAACGCCCCCGGGGGCGAGCGGGTCGCCCTGATCAGCGGCGGCAGCCGCGGACTCGGCCGGCTGCTCGTCACCCGGCTGCTGGACGACGGCTGGCGGGTGGCCACCTTCAGCAGATCGGCCAACGACTGGGTGAAGGACCTCCACGCCGAGCGGCCCGACCGCTTCCGCTGGGAGGCCGCCGACCTCACCGACCAGGCCGCGCTGCGCGCCGTCGTACGCGGGGTCATCGGCTGGGCCGGCCGCGTCGACCTGCTCATCAACAACGCGGCGGTGCTGCACCAGGAGCTCTTCCTGACCACCGCCCCCAAGAAGATCGAGCAGCTGATCGCGGCGGACCTGCTGGCCCCGATCACCCTTGCCCAGAGCTGTGCGCGGGCGATGACCCGGCAGGGCGGCGGCCAGATCCTCAACGTGTCGTCCATCAACGCCATCCGCGGATTCCGGGGAGTGGCGGCCTATTCCGCCGCCAAGGCCGGGCTCGACGGTTTCAGCCGCAGCCTGGCCCGGGAACTCGGCGCCTTCAACATCCGGGTGAATTCCCTCGTTCCGGGATTCTTCGACAGCGATATGACCGTCGAGGTGACCGAACGGAACAAGGAACGCATTCAAAAGCGCACCCCGCTCGGCCGGCTCGCGGACGTCGGCGAAATCGCCGACGCCGTGCTCTATCTGACCTCGCCCGGTGCCTCGTTCATCACCGGCCAGACCCTTGTCGTAGACGGAGGAATCACATGCTGAACGCACAGGAGATCCAGGGAAAGATCCACAGCGAGATCGTCGCGCTGCTCGCCGAGGCCGAACTGCCCATCCCGGTCCTCACCGGCAGCGAGATCCTCAACAAGATCGGGCTCAGTTCGCTGCTGCTGGCACGGCTGGTCATCCAGCTGGAGATCGAGTTCGGCTTCGACCCGTTCGAGGAGGAGTACGTCATCTCCGACGTACGGACCCTCAAGGCGCTGGTCGACGCGTACGTGGACATGGCCGGCCGGGCGGCCGTCGCGGCCTGAGCGCCCGCCCCGCCCCCCTCGCGGACGGAGATCCGTCCGCGGCCGTGCCCGGCACACCCGTTGCTCCACCCATCGTCATCCGCCACCACGAGGAGGAAGAGACATGTCGCACGCCGCGCAGGAAACGCACGAAGCGCTCGTCGTCGTAGGGGACCGGTTCGAGGAGTTCCTCGTCAACCGCGGGACCATCGCCCACTCCGCGCTGCTGACCCGGCTGCGCACCGGCGAGCTGCCCGAGAGCCTGGCCCTCAGCGTCGGCCAGGGGCTCTCGGCCGGCCAACTGGACGAGCTGCGCGAGCTCGTGGAACTGCGCTCGCCCGCCGTCGCCTTCGGCAAGCAGGGCCTGCCGTCCCACGCCGAACAGCGCCTGACGCACAAGCACAAACAGCGCAACGTTCTCGTCGGCCCGGTCGGCCAGATCGGCGAGCGGCGGTTCGTCGCCGACCTGGTGCTGGACGAGCGGGTCGAGGTGCTGGAGGACCACCTCACCGGCCAGCACATACCGGCCATCACCCTGCTGGAGGCGGCCCGCCAGTTCTGGACGGTGGTGACCGAGCAGTTCCTGCTCACCGGCACCGACCGCACCCGGTTCGTCATCGGCTCGGTCAACTCCTCGTTCCACAGCTTCGTGTTCCCGATGTCCGCCACACTCAGCTACGAACTCCTGGAGCACACCCGCACCCCCGTCGGCACGGTCTTCCGCTGCCGGATCGGCTTCCACCACGGCGAGGCGACGGCACCGGCCGCCGAGGTCGAGGCCGAGTACCGGGTGATCCCCGAGAAGATCAGCGCCAAGCAGGAGGCCCTCGCCGCCCGGCAGGCCGTGGTCTCGGAGGTCGCTCGGCTCCGGGAGCAGACCACACCGGCCGAGAGCGTGGCGGTCTGACCGGGAAGGGGAGGGCGGCCGGCGAGGCGGTCCGAGCGCGGACGGGCCGGGCGGGGCGCCCCCCCGCGGGCCCCCACCCAGGCCGCCGGCAGTCCCGCGGTCCCGCCACCGGCCGTACCGCGCCGACTCCCCCCTCACCCCATCCGTCGCCACCGCCCCACCACCACCCCGAGGAGAAGCACATGCTGTGGGTGATCCACTGCCTGGACGGTCCGGACACCGCCGAACTCCGGGCAGCCACCCGGCCCGCACACTCCGCCCGGCTCCGGACGGCGGACCTCCGCCCGGTGCTCTACGGCCCCCTGGTGCCGGACGACGGCGCCGGGGCGATCGGCAGCCTCCTCGTCGTGGAGGCCCCGACCCGGCAGGCGGTCGCGGACTTCGTCGCCCGTGACCCCTTCACGGTCGCCGGCGTGTGGGACCGCGTCTCGATCCACGCGTTCACCGCCTCCGAACGGTCACCGGTCCGCCTGCCGCCCGCACCCGTGGAGGGGAGCCGGCCGTGACCGGCGCGCCCTCCCGGCAGGCGGGCCACCGGCGGGCGCCCGGGCCGGCGTCGCACGGACCCCGGCCCGGCCGCCCCGGACCCGCCCCCGGACCCCAGGGCGCCGACCAGTAACGCCACCCCTCACCCGAAGGGAATCCACCCATGCACACGGACGCCGCCCCGCCCACCGCCACCCTCGCCCCGCCCCCGCTCCCCCCGGCCGACGGCCTGGAGGAAGGTTTCGCCGCCCCCTCGGCCATCCCCTCCCTGCGCACCCGTACCGTCGAACTCGAAGGCATGCGCCGCGGCGTCGCCGAGGGCGATCCGCGGGCGACCGAACGGCAGCACGCCAAGGGCAAGCTGACCGCCAGGGAGCGCATCGCTCTGCTGCTGGACGAGGACTCCTTCCACGAGGTCGAACCGCTGCGCCGGCACCGCGCGACCGGCTTCGGCCTGGAGGCGAAGAAGCCGCACACCGACGGCGTGGTCACCGGCTGGGGCACGGTCCACGGCCGGACCGTCTTCGTCTATGCCCATGACTTCCGGATCTTCGGCGGCGCCCTCGGGGAGGCCCACGCCACCAAGATCCACAAGATCATGGACCTGGCGCTGCAGGCCGGCGCGCCCCTCGTCTCCCTCAACGACGGCGCCGGCGCCCGCATCCAGGAAGGCGTCACCGCCCTCGCCGGCTACGGCGGCATCTTCCAGCGCAACACCAGGGCCTCCGGCGTCATCCCGCAGATCTCCGTCATGCTCGGCCCCTGCGCCGGCGGCGCCGCCTACAGCCCGGCCCTGACCGACTTCGTCTTCATGGTCCGCGACACCTCCCAGATGTTCATCACCGGACCCGACGTCATCCAGGCCGTCACCGGCGAGTCCGTCACCCAGAACGGGCTCGGCGGCGCCGACGTCCACGCCGGGACCTCGGGCGTCGCCCACTTCGCGTACGACGACGAGGAGACCTGCCTCGAAGAGGTCCGCTACCTCCTCTCCCTCCTCCCGCAGAACAGCACCGAGTCCCCGCCGGCACACGCCCCCGACGACCCGGCCGACCGCTCCTGCGACGCCCTCCTCGACCTCGTCCCCGCGGACCCCTCCCGCCCCTACGACATGCGCGCGGTCCTCCGCGAGGTCCTCGACGACGGCGAGTACCTCGAAATCCACGAGCGCTGGGCCACCAACATCCTCTGCGCGCTCGGCCGGCTCGACGGCCGCCCCGTCGGCGTGGTCGCCAATCAACCGATGTCCCTGGCAGGCGTGCTGGACATCCACGCTTCCGAGAAGGCGGCCCGCTTCGTCGCCCTCTGCGACGCCTTCAACATCCCCCTGGTCACCCTCGTCGACGTCCCCGGCTTCCTGCCCGGCGTCGACCAGGAACACGGCGGCATCATCCGCCACGGCGCCAAGCTGCTCTACGCCTACTGCAACGCCACCGTGCCCCGCATCTCCATCGTGCTGCGCAAGGCATATGGCGGCGCCTACATCGTCATGGACTCCCGCTCCACCGGCGCCGACCTCTCGTACGCCTGGCCCAGCAACGAGATCGCCGTCATGGGCGCCGAGGGCGCCGCCAACGTCATCTTCCGCCGGGAGATCGCCGCGGCCGACGACCCCGAAGCCGTCCGGGCCGAACGGGTCGCCGCCTACCGCTCCGAGCTCATGCACCCGTACTACGCCGCCGAACGCGGCCTGGTCGACGACGTGATCGCGCCCCAGCACACCCGCCGGGTCCTGGCCGCGGGCCTGCGCATGCTCACCGGCAAGACGGCACCGCTCCCGCACCGCAAACACGGGAACCAGCCCTCATGACCCTCCGCATCCTCTCCGGCAGCCCCACCCGCGAAGAACTGGCCGCCGTCCTCGCCGCCCTGACCGCCCTCTCCACCAGAACGGCCCAGGCCCCCACACTCGCCACCACGCCCCCCGAAGCCTCCTGGGCCCGCCGCAGCATCGCCACCACCCTCACCACCTGGCACCACAACCCACCCCGACAGGAGACCCCCTGACCCCACGCCCGCTCCGGCGACACCCGTCACCGGCCACCGCCGCCCCCGCACGACCCCGGCCCCGGCGACGCGCGCCCCCCTCACGAACACCACGCCCACGCCCACCAGCACGACCACGACCACGACCACGACCAAGGCCCAGGCACCCGGTTCACCACCGGCCGGCCCGGGCCTTCGTCGTCCCCACCACCCACGCGGCGCAGGACGCACTCGTGCTCGTGCTCATGCTCGTGAAGCTGAAGAATTCCTCGCCCGTGCCCTACACGCTGGGCGCGCGGAAGGGGACTTGCCGGCGGGCGGCCTCGTCGACCTCCTCGACGGTGAGGAGGGGCGTGGCCCGGGTGTGCAGGCCCCCACTGGCCTTGACGGTGAGGCTGATGGCGGCCATGGAGACCGGGTCGGGCAGATCGATGATGAGCACGACATCGTCCTGCCCGAAGGCGAAGTACACCGCCTCGACCGTCCCCCCGAGCCCCGTGACCACCTGCTCGACGGCAGCCCGGCGCCCACTCCCGCCTTCCTTGAGCAACCCCTTGGTGCCCTCGGACGTATAAGTGGCCTGAATCAGAAACTTCGGCATCGGGACGCTCCCTGCCCATCGCATGTCCGGTGTCCAGAGGGCCTTCCCCCTGCCACACCGCCCACCACGCACCGAATGCCCTGATTCACCCGTTGGATGCCAATACGGCGAACCCGCCTGCCGACGGCAGCCGCCTTCACGCCGACGCGGCGGGCGCAACGGCGTCTCCTTCGCACCACTCACCGACGGAAAGGTCGGCATCGTGGTCGCGATGCCGCCGCCCCGCCGCCCCCACACGGCACAGGCTGCTGCCTCACGCGCCGCCCATGGGGTCGAACATCCGCATGCGGTCCAGCACTCCGTCCGCCGTCGGCTGCTGCAGTTCGTCGACGATCCTGCCGTCGGCGAGGAAGACCACGCGGTCGGCGTAGGAGGCGGCCACCGGGTCGTGCGTCACCATGACGATGGTCTGCCCGAGCCGCTGGACCGACTCCCGAAGCAGCCGCAGCACCTCGGTCCCCGCCTGGGAATCGAGGTTCCCGGTGGGCTCGTCCGCGAAGATGATCTCCGGCTGGTTCAGCAGCGCGCGGGCACAGGCGACTCGCTGCTGCTGACCGCCGGACAGCTGAGGGGGCCGGTGGGCCAGCCGCTCCCGCAGGCCCAGCGTGGCGATCACTTCCGTGAGCCATTGTTGGTCCGGACGCTTACCGGCAAGGGACATCGGCAGCGTGATGTTCTCCATGACGGTCAGGGTCGGCAGCAGATGGAAGGCCTGGAAGATGAAACCGATCCGGTCCCGGCGCATCAACGTCAGCTGCCGGTCCGACAGCTCGGCGAGATTGACCTCGCCGATCCATGCCGCGCCGGAGGAAGGGGAGTCCAGGCCGGCCAGACAGTGCATCAGGGTGGACTTGCCGGAACCCGAGGGGCCCATGATGGCGGTGAACTGCCCTTGGTGGACGTCGAAGGACACCTGGTCCAACGCTGTTACCCGGTGGCCGCCCATGTCGTGGACCTTGGTGAGGTCGCGGGCAGTGGCTGCCGAGTGATGGCCCGGACGGCCCAACGGGGGGTGCGACGGGATCATGCGCGGCTCCTCATCTGTAGTTCTTGACCGTCGGTTGCTGATTGCCGGCCCTGGGGTGCCGATCCGTCACTGTCGGCTCGGCTCCGTCGGCCGTGGTGTGTACGGGGGTGAGGCGTGGAGGTGGCGAGCTGTGACGACGCCGCCGACGAGGGCGAGGAGCACCACCAGCAGCGCGGCCCCCAGCACGGTCGGGAAGAGCCCGAAGGCTCGGGTGGACACGGCCACGAGGGTGGGGCCCAGTGGAGAGATGGCCTGGGCGAGGAACCCGGTCCCGCTGTGCACCCGACCCTGGAGCTCAGCCGGTGTCATCCGGATCTGCGCGGTGGCGAGCAGGACGGTGACCACCGGTCCGCAAGCGGAGGCGAGAGCGAGCAGGAACGCGGCAGCCCCGTGGTCGCGGACGGTGGCAAAGCCCACCAGCGCCACAGCGATCACGCCGGTGGACAGGGCGATCCCAAGCGTCGCTGGGAGATGTCGGGCGGCCGGAGCGGCGATCAGGGAGCCTCCCAGGGCCCCGGCCCCGATCGCCGCGGTCTGCGCCCCGATGCCCAGAGCGGCCTGTGCCCCGCCGTCGGTCGAGGCGATGACGACGATCAGCAGGCCGTTGAAGACCAGGTTGAGAACGGCCGCGTTGACCGCCGCGTACCGCAGGAACGGCGAGCGCCACAGGAAGCGGACCCCTTCGCAGGCGGCCTTCAGCGTGGGCTGCCCGACAC comes from the Streptomyces angustmyceticus genome and includes:
- a CDS encoding AfsA-related hotdog domain-containing protein, whose amino-acid sequence is MSHAAQETHEALVVVGDRFEEFLVNRGTIAHSALLTRLRTGELPESLALSVGQGLSAGQLDELRELVELRSPAVAFGKQGLPSHAEQRLTHKHKQRNVLVGPVGQIGERRFVADLVLDERVEVLEDHLTGQHIPAITLLEAARQFWTVVTEQFLLTGTDRTRFVIGSVNSSFHSFVFPMSATLSYELLEHTRTPVGTVFRCRIGFHHGEATAPAAEVEAEYRVIPEKISAKQEALAARQAVVSEVARLREQTTPAESVAV
- a CDS encoding ABC transporter ATP-binding protein, with product MIPSHPPLGRPGHHSAATARDLTKVHDMGGHRVTALDQVSFDVHQGQFTAIMGPSGSGKSTLMHCLAGLDSPSSGAAWIGEVNLAELSDRQLTLMRRDRIGFIFQAFHLLPTLTVMENITLPMSLAGKRPDQQWLTEVIATLGLRERLAHRPPQLSGGQQQRVACARALLNQPEIIFADEPTGNLDSQAGTEVLRLLRESVQRLGQTIVMVTHDPVAASYADRVVFLADGRIVDELQQPTADGVLDRMRMFDPMGGA
- a CDS encoding YciI family protein produces the protein MLWVIHCLDGPDTAELRAATRPAHSARLRTADLRPVLYGPLVPDDGAGAIGSLLVVEAPTRQAVADFVARDPFTVAGVWDRVSIHAFTASERSPVRLPPAPVEGSRP
- a CDS encoding SDR family NAD(P)-dependent oxidoreductase encodes the protein MNAPGGERVALISGGSRGLGRLLVTRLLDDGWRVATFSRSANDWVKDLHAERPDRFRWEAADLTDQAALRAVVRGVIGWAGRVDLLINNAAVLHQELFLTTAPKKIEQLIAADLLAPITLAQSCARAMTRQGGGQILNVSSINAIRGFRGVAAYSAAKAGLDGFSRSLARELGAFNIRVNSLVPGFFDSDMTVEVTERNKERIQKRTPLGRLADVGEIADAVLYLTSPGASFITGQTLVVDGGITC
- a CDS encoding acyl-CoA carboxylase subunit beta yields the protein MRRGVAEGDPRATERQHAKGKLTARERIALLLDEDSFHEVEPLRRHRATGFGLEAKKPHTDGVVTGWGTVHGRTVFVYAHDFRIFGGALGEAHATKIHKIMDLALQAGAPLVSLNDGAGARIQEGVTALAGYGGIFQRNTRASGVIPQISVMLGPCAGGAAYSPALTDFVFMVRDTSQMFITGPDVIQAVTGESVTQNGLGGADVHAGTSGVAHFAYDDEETCLEEVRYLLSLLPQNSTESPPAHAPDDPADRSCDALLDLVPADPSRPYDMRAVLREVLDDGEYLEIHERWATNILCALGRLDGRPVGVVANQPMSLAGVLDIHASEKAARFVALCDAFNIPLVTLVDVPGFLPGVDQEHGGIIRHGAKLLYAYCNATVPRISIVLRKAYGGAYIVMDSRSTGADLSYAWPSNEIAVMGAEGAANVIFRREIAAADDPEAVRAERVAAYRSELMHPYYAAERGLVDDVIAPQHTRRVLAAGLRMLTGKTAPLPHRKHGNQPS
- a CDS encoding MFS transporter, which gives rise to MRAVPSKPALGRPFWLLFGGEAASAFGTSASIVALPVVALQASGDVREAGLASTALSAGVLLARLPAGVFADRFDRRAILLGGNLLGAAILGTLALVQARDALSLPLLILAALLLGMVGSTLSPAESVAIRSFVHPGLLARALSLTQARTAATLIAGPAASGALLATQPVWVFALDAATYLVAAACMAALPSRAGPVGVGQPTLKAACEGVRFLWRSPFLRYAAVNAAVLNLVFNGLLIVVIASTDGGAQAALGIGAQTAAIGAGALGGSLIAAPAARHLPATLGIALSTGVIAVALVGFATVRDHGAAAFLLALASACGPVVTVLLATAQIRMTPAELQGRVHSGTGFLAQAISPLGPTLVAVSTRAFGLFPTVLGAALLVVLLALVGGVVTARHLHASPPYTPRPTEPSRQ
- a CDS encoding acyl-CoA carboxylase epsilon subunit, which encodes MTLRILSGSPTREELAAVLAALTALSTRTAQAPTLATTPPEASWARRSIATTLTTWHHNPPRQETP
- a CDS encoding GYD domain-containing protein, with protein sequence MPKFLIQATYTSEGTKGLLKEGGSGRRAAVEQVVTGLGGTVEAVYFAFGQDDVVLIIDLPDPVSMAAISLTVKASGGLHTRATPLLTVEEVDEAARRQVPFRAPSV